From the genome of Mycobacteriales bacterium:
GGTGCAGCGGCTGCTGGACATCGACGGCCCGATCTTCGCCGGCGAGCACAAGGCGCTGCGGCCCGGGCTGGTCGCGACCGACATCGCCACCAACGAGTTCCTGGACCCGTCGATCAGCCTGCCGGCCCCGAGATGACCGGGCGGACCGTGATGCCCGCCGGGACGGACCCGCAGTCCTTCGATCACCTGCCGGCTCGCTACGACCGGATCTCGGAACTGCTCGGCACGGACCTGCGGGCCTGGCTGCTGTTCCACCTGCCGGCCCGCGGCGGCCGCGCGGTCGAGCTCGGCTGCGGCACCGGCGTGCAGACCGCGATGCTGGCCGACCGGTACGACGAGGTGCTCGCCGTCGATCTCTCGGACCCCATGATCGAGTTCGCCCGCCGGCACCGGCCCCGGCCGAACGTCACGTACCGGCAGCAGGACCTGCGGACGGTCGAGCCGGCCGCGGACGGGCGGTTCGACCTGGTGTTCTCGGCGTACACGCTGCACCACGTGGCCGAGCTGGAGTCGGCGCTGCACCGGATCCGCTCGCTGCTGCGGCCCGGCGGGCGGGCGTTGCTGGTGGACCTGGTCGACGACCGGTCGCCGGTGCCGCGGGCCTGGTTCCGCGGCCGGGCCTGGCGCACGTTCGGCGCCGACCTGCGCGGCCGGCGGCGACCGGTCGGGCCGGCGGTCGAGCTGCTGCGGCTGCAGCTCGACCGGGACTGGCTCGACCACCAGACGACGGACCGGCTGCGGACCGCCGACGACTGGGACGAGCACTGCCGGGCCGTCTTCCCCGGCGCCGTACTCGGCTCGCTCGACCGCGCCCGGACCGTGGCCTGGAGCCCATGACACAACTCCGAAGATGACAACGGTTTTCAACTTCGCTAGGTTGGGAGGCGTGAGAATCCGAGGGGTGGCCGTCGTCGTGGCGGCCGGGGCGCTCGCCCTGGCCGGCTGCGGCACGACGACCGGCAGCACCACCGGCAGCGCGGCGCGCCAGGACGGCGGCACGGCGATCGACGTCGTCGCCACGACCCCGGTCGTCGCCGACTTCGTCCGCAACGTCGGCGGCGGCCGGGTGCACGTCGACCAGATCCTCAAGCCCGGCCTCGACCCGCACGACTACGAGCCCTCGCCGGCCGACGTCCAGGCCATCGCCGACGCCGACGTCGTGGTCAAGAGCGGCGTCGGCCTGGAGCACTGGCTGGACGACACGGTCAGCTCGTCCGGGTACGGCGGCCAGGTCGTCGACAGCAGCCACGGC
Proteins encoded in this window:
- a CDS encoding class I SAM-dependent methyltransferase is translated as MPAGTDPQSFDHLPARYDRISELLGTDLRAWLLFHLPARGGRAVELGCGTGVQTAMLADRYDEVLAVDLSDPMIEFARRHRPRPNVTYRQQDLRTVEPAADGRFDLVFSAYTLHHVAELESALHRIRSLLRPGGRALLVDLVDDRSPVPRAWFRGRAWRTFGADLRGRRRPVGPAVELLRLQLDRDWLDHQTTDRLRTADDWDEHCRAVFPGAVLGSLDRARTVAWSP